From a single Pseudoalteromonas nigrifaciens genomic region:
- the pyrF gene encoding orotidine-5'-phosphate decarboxylase — MPFEKSKKILIALDYDDQQAALDFVKQLSPDSCRLKVGKEMFTYFGPAFVKELIDLGFDVFLDLKFHDIPNTVAKAVTAAAKMGVWMVNVHASGGFEMMSKAKQALAPFGDKAPLLIAVTVLTSMDETELKRLGVEKTPQEQVIYLAKLAKEAGLDGVVCSAQEAQQLKAELGAGFKLVTPGIRPVGSDAGDQKRIMTPKQAIDAGSDYLVIGRPITQADNPVAVLADVNKSIE; from the coding sequence ATGCCTTTCGAAAAATCAAAAAAAATTCTTATTGCACTCGATTACGATGATCAGCAAGCCGCTTTAGACTTTGTAAAACAGCTATCACCCGATTCATGTCGCCTTAAAGTAGGCAAAGAAATGTTTACTTACTTTGGCCCTGCATTTGTAAAAGAGTTAATTGATTTAGGTTTTGATGTATTTTTAGATTTAAAATTTCATGATATTCCTAACACAGTGGCAAAAGCAGTGACTGCGGCGGCAAAAATGGGTGTATGGATGGTTAATGTGCATGCAAGTGGTGGCTTTGAGATGATGAGCAAAGCTAAACAAGCACTAGCTCCATTTGGCGATAAAGCCCCATTATTAATTGCTGTTACCGTGCTAACGAGTATGGATGAGACAGAGTTAAAGCGTTTAGGCGTAGAAAAAACACCACAAGAGCAAGTTATTTATTTAGCGAAGTTGGCAAAAGAAGCAGGACTTGATGGTGTTGTTTGCTCTGCTCAAGAAGCACAACAATTAAAAGCAGAGTTAGGCGCAGGCTTTAAGCTAGTAACGCCTGGTATTCGCCCAGTAGGGAGTGATGCTGGCGATCAAAAACGCATTATGACTCCTAAACAAGCTATAGATGCAGGCAGCGATTACTTGGTGATCGGACGTCCAATTACTCAAGCAGACAATCCTGTTGCTGTTTTGGCAGATGTTAATAAATCTATAGAATAA
- a CDS encoding CvfB family protein, translating to MSYLGTTQTLFVKEVSNEGAYLDGHDLGEVFLPKQEIKHELEAGDSISVFIFLDNANLPTATIKKPHAQVGEYALLRVKEINSIGAFLDWGLEKDVLAPFNEQKPRMQEGHSYLVRLYLDNASKRICASNNFNRFLSKDEPQYTHLQEVDLIIAGKTDIGYKVLIEESHFGVIFYNMVFKSLFVGQKLKGFIQKVREDGKIDVVLEKPGMAKVSNLGDVIMEKLKEEGGVIALGDKSDPETIKKIFSTSKANYKKAIGGLFKLGLIEIEAKSIRLK from the coding sequence ATGAGTTACCTTGGAACCACACAAACCTTATTTGTAAAAGAAGTTAGTAACGAAGGTGCTTACCTAGACGGCCACGATTTAGGCGAAGTATTTTTACCAAAACAAGAAATAAAACATGAGCTTGAAGCTGGTGATAGTATTAGCGTATTTATATTTTTAGATAATGCTAATTTACCTACAGCAACAATTAAAAAGCCTCATGCACAAGTAGGTGAATATGCCCTACTGCGTGTTAAAGAAATTAATAGTATTGGTGCCTTTTTAGATTGGGGCTTAGAAAAAGATGTACTAGCGCCGTTTAATGAGCAAAAACCGCGTATGCAAGAAGGTCATTCGTATTTAGTGCGTTTGTACCTAGACAATGCCAGTAAGCGTATTTGTGCATCAAATAACTTTAATCGTTTTTTATCTAAAGATGAGCCGCAATACACCCATTTACAAGAAGTCGATTTGATCATAGCGGGTAAAACTGACATTGGTTACAAAGTCCTTATTGAAGAATCTCACTTTGGTGTTATTTTTTACAATATGGTATTTAAAAGCTTATTTGTAGGTCAAAAACTAAAAGGCTTTATTCAAAAAGTACGTGAAGATGGCAAAATTGACGTTGTATTAGAAAAACCAGGTATGGCTAAAGTTAGTAATCTTGGCGATGTTATAATGGAAAAGCTAAAAGAGGAAGGTGGCGTTATTGCTTTAGGTGATAAGTCTGATCCTGAAACAATTAAGAAAATATTTTCGACCAGTAAAGCTAATTATAAAAAGGCAATTGGTGGATTATTTAAACTAGGATTAATAGAAATTGAAGCGAAATCCATTCGCTTAAAATAA